The genomic window GGCCAGCGGTTTGAAGCCAAAGGCAGTCAAGTCTTTCCGCAAACGTCTTGGGGATCGATGGGCGTCAAATGGTTCGACTTTAATAACGACGCCAAGTTCGACCTCTACATCACCGATATGCATTCGGACATGAGCGAGGACGTCGACTGGACTCAAGAAACGAAGAAGTCCAACATGCAGTGGCCGCCACCGTTCCTGCAATCGACCGCCGAGGAAAGCATCTTCGGCAACTCGTTCTATTTAAACCAAGGCGATCAATCATTCGAAGAAGTGTCTGACGAAATCGGCGCTGAAAACTACTGGCCTTGGGGACTTAGCACGGGCGACTTGAACGCGGACGGTTTTGAGGATGCGTTTGTCACGGCCAGTATGTGCCTGCCCTACCGCTATTCGATGAATTCCGTGTTTCTAAACGAAGACGGCAAGCGATTTGTGGCCAGCGAATGCGCCCTCGGAGTGGAACCACGGCCACAGGGCCAACGCATCGCACCCTGGTTCGAACTGGATTGCGAGGGCGCCGACCGTGGCAATCCAATCTGTGCCGGCCGCAGCGGACAGCTGACCGTATGGTCGGCGCTGGGCAGTCGTTCGTCGGCAATTTTCGATTTCGACAGCGACGGTGACCTCGACGTGATCACCAGCGATTTCGGCTCTCGCCCCCAAGTGTTTGCCAGCAACCTCAGCGAACAAGTCGACGCGCTGCAGTTTCTGCAAATACAACTACAGGGAACTCAGTCCAACCGAGATGCGTTGGGAGCGATCGTGCACGTGTTCACCGCCGACGGGGTACAACGATCAAAAGTCAACGATGGCCAGTCGGGATACTTATCACAAAGCCGGATGCCGCTGTATTTCGGCTTGGGCGACAACAGCGAAGTCCAACGGATCGAAATCCAGTGGCCCTCCGGAAAGCAACAAGTCGTCGATGGCCCGATCGAGGCCAACCAGACGTTGACAATCGAAGAGTCGGTTGAATAAGCGCTGGGGGACGTGCGGTAAATAAGTGGTGAAAGTCTCGCTCGTCCCGCTTCCGCCGGGTTTGCCCCCGAATGGCTTGGACTCCTGAAGGGTTGCGGAAGCCCCATCTTGGGCTTTCGTTCTTAGTCCCGAAGGGACGGCAGGATGTAGTTGTCTCCATGGGCTCGCGCCCATGGCTACATCACGCCGCCGCTTCGCGGCTGATGCGGTTGCGTCTTTCGCAAACCATGCGTGCGCGAATCCCTACCTATTGATCGCACGTCCCCGAGGGAGGATGAAGGATACTTACTGTTGCCGTTCCCGAATCCGCTTGATCGGTTCGGCGCGTTCTTCCGGGGTCATGTAGAACGTGTAACCGTATTCCTTCAAATCGATCTCCAGGATTTCTTCCACGGCTTGCTGAGCAAATTGCCGATTCAGCAAATAGGGATCGTCTAACATTTCGATCAACTGCGGTGCGGCCCAGACGTCTCGATTGCGTCGCATGGCATCGATGGCCACCAGCCGCACGGCTTCGTTTTCGCTTGCCAACCACTGCAAGCCGACCGCCTGTTGCGGATCGGAATAGGCTGCGGACATTTTGGCTTCGTCGAATTGGCCGCCATACCATTCGGCTAAGTATTTGGTCGTCCAATCGATGGGTTGGTCGGTGTGGCATAAATTGCAGGCGTTCGGATGATTGCTTTCCAACATCTGGGGCTGTGTTGGTGAGAAAATCGTGTGCGTGCGGACCACGTCTTGAAGTCCCTCGTTGATTTTGGGCATATGACAATTCATGCATCGCGAGCCCGCCGAATCCGCCGCATGATGCGTGTGCTTCGCCACCGCTTGCGGCGTCCCATACTGCTGATGACAAGTGATGCATTTGGCGTCGTCTTGCATCGGGGTCGGCGTCCAGGTGGTGCCCGTTGCTTTGTGCGGCGAATGGCAATCGACGCAATTCAACTGGGAATAGCAGGACCCTAACATCGCGTCGCTGTATTCGGTGGAGTTCCAAGTCGACATGCCGCCTGCGAATTGTGGTCGTTCGCCGGTGTGACAACGGCCACAGGCCCAGTTGAGATTTTCGTGGACACGTCCCGTCTGGATGCTGGCCTGACCGTTTTCCAGTCGCAGATGCTCACTTCGCGGAGCAAAGCTGGGCAGTTTTTTGGGATCACGGACGTGTTCCTGGCATCCCAAATGGCACGCTTCACAGCTGATCCCGAACGTCGCCGCATGGTCGCGGGCATCGAACTGGGTCATCGCCGCGGGGATGCTCTCGATCTGCTCCATCGTCGCCGAGTCTCGCGACATCTCCGCAGGCCACAATTCGGGATGCGTTTGCTGAATGTAGCCGGCCATGTCCAAATGCATGATCGCCGGTGAATGTTTCTCCAACGTAAAGGGTTTGCGAAACATATTGTCGCCCAGCGGAAATGTGGAATGACACATGTTGCAGTACGTCGCATAGGGCAGAAAACCTACGCCGTAGTCCGGCGTCTCGGGCAATACAAAGGGATCCGTCCGCTCTCCATCGGGCCGCTCTGGACCGACGTGAACCACCGGAACCCAAGCTTCTTTTTGCAACCAATACCCAAACGGCAACACATGGTTCTCGGTTCGATAAGGATGCTGCGGGGCGAACGGACCATCCACCAAGCGACCGATATAATACTGATAGAACCTTGAACCGAGCGTTTGATCGATGGCATACACCAAGGTCACGCCGTCGCGTTCCAGCGTCATTTGGTAGACGCCTTGCTGCTGCTCAAAGCGGGCTTCTCCCCCCAAATAACGCAACGTCTGCTTACCGGAAAAATCGCCTTTGACGGTTTGGTCGTCGGCCAATGCGTTCATCCAGCGATGAGGGTGTACCGACCAATCCTGATAGTTCTGCTTGTGACACTGCTGGCAGGATTCATAACCAACGTAATTATCGGGATGAATATTGCTGGGCGGCCCGGTTTCGAAACTGACCTGCTCCACTCCGGCCGGCATCTTGTCCCACCAGAACAGCAACTTTCCACGAGGAAAAACTCGCGGCAACTGCGGGGCGGTCTTGGCCGCGTCGGCCGCACCACGCCCCCCCCTGTTGGCCGCCACCGCAGGCATCTCGACGGCTCCGCCCCCACCATCGACACCCCCAACATCGCCCGCTTCGCCCACAGCGTCCGCTTCGCCGATTGCGGAGGGCTTGGTCAGATAGTCGATCAACAGGGCGAAGCCCACGCAGATCGCCAACAGGGCGGCGATCGACGCAATGAGATGCAGTCGTTTCATGAAGTGGACGCAGCGAGAAGAAAAAATCGGGGCGAAGAGGCTGGCCACATTGTACAACAGCCCGCGAATCCGAAACCACCGATTCCGATGCGAGGTTTGCCACCCCGCACTATACTTAGAGGACGTCTCTTGTTCCCTGCTCCGCAAGTCATTCCCTCATGCCTGCCGCCTCGCCCCCGCCAATCCGGCCAGCGTCCCTTCGTGGTGGCAGTGTCGTGTCTTGCCGTCTTTTGGTAGCTACCTTCGCCAGAAGGTGGGCGTCCGACGGTTTCCACGCTCTGGCGAGCGTAGCTACGAAAGGGTGCTGCGCTGCGAGCGTGCGTTCCCAGTTGCCGGCCTTGCTAGCGGCTTGCAGCCTGGGGTTCAGCGTGTTGGGTTGTTCCCAATCCTCGCCACCGACGCCCGACGCGACCGCAAATCCAACGGCCGATTCGGCCGCACAGCCCCGCAACAGCCACGACCGGATGGTTGCGGACCTAAAAATGATCCACCGCGCCAACTTGTATGAACGCATGTTCCATGGCGAGTCCCCGGTCGAAGCGGACGAAGATCAACTGAACTACATCCCCGGCTCGGCCATCAAGCCAAGATTTGAGGTCCTGTATCGCGTCGGCAAGCGTCGACTATGGCGTGGCGAAACCGAACAAGCGATCGCGCACCTTAGGGAGGCGTTGCAATTGGCCGAACAGAGCAGCAGCCGCAAACCCAATAGCCTTTGGGAAAAAGCCACCTTCCAGTTGGGCTTGGCTTATCTGCGTAAAGGGGAAAACGAAAACTGTGTGGCGTGCACCAACGGCGAAAGTTGCTTGCTGCCGATCCGCGACCACGGCATCCACACTCAACAGACGGGCTCTCGCAAAGCGATCGACCTGTTCACTGCCCTGCTGCGTCACAACCCCGAACATCTTCAAGCCAAATGGCTACTAAACGTCGCCGCGATGACCGTTGGCGAGTATCCCGACGGCGTGCCCACGGAGTTCCTGGTAGATCCCGCACGGTTTGAATCGGACGTTCCCTTCCCCCGTTTTGCCAACATCGCCTCGGACAAGAATCTCGCCACCGTCAATCTATCGGGAGGCAGTATCGTCGATGACTTCGACAATGACGGCGACCTGGACATCATGACCAGTTCGTGGGCATCCGGCGATCAAATCCAATTTTTCAGAAACCAGGATGGCGAGTTCGAAAACGCCACCGACGAAGCCGGGCTAACGGGACTCTACGGCGGGCTTAATTTAATCCACGCCGACTATGACAACGATGGGGACCTGGACGTGCTGGTGTTGCGAGGCGCCTGGATGAATCAAGCCGGCTGCATTCCCAATTCATTGCTGCAAAATGACGGCAGTGGCCACTTTCGCGATGTCACCTACGACTGTGGAATCGGCCAGCGCCCCTGCCCCACGCAAACCGCCGCTTGGTTCGACTACGACAACGATGGCGATCTGGATCTGTACATTGGCAACGAGCATCTGCCCTGCGAACTGTTTAACAACAACGGGCACGGCCAGTTTCGTAACGTGGCCGCCCAAGCGGGCGTGCAGAACAACAGCTTTACCAAAGGCGTGACCTGTGGCGACGTCAACGGCGACGATTTTCCAGACATCTATGTCTCCAATCTCGACGACGACAATCGACTGTACATCAACAATCAGGACGGCACCTTTACCGACGTGGCGGCCGAGCGGGGTGTCACCGGACCGAAGATGAGTTTCCCCGTCTGGTTCTGGGACTTTAACCAAGACGGCGCATTGGATTTATATGTCGCCAGCTACTCCTACGATCTGACCTACATCGCTGACAAATACTTCGGCGAACCGCTGCCAGCCGAACGCGATGCTTTATACCAAGGCGATGGGCAAGGCGGATTCGTGGAAGTCGGCAAGCAACAAAGCGTCCACGGCTTTACCCAACCCATGGGAGCAAACTTTGGAGACCTGGACAACGACGGCTATCCGGATTTTTATCTGGGTACCGGCTACCCGGGCTACGAGGCGCTGATGCCCAACCTGATGTTTTGGAATCAACGCGGGCAAGGCTTTGCCGATGTCACCACGGCGGGCGGATTTGGACACTTACAAAAAGGCCACGGCATCGCCTTTGCCGACATCGACAACGACGGTGACCAGGATGTGTTCGCCGAAATGGGCGGCGCCTTCCCCGGAGATCAAGCCGCCAATGCGCTCTACGAAAATCCCGGCTTCGGAAACCATCAAATCACCATCAAACTGATTGGCCAGCAGTCTAACCGCTCGGCCATCGGGGCTCGCATCACCGCCGAAATTATCGAAGAGGGAACACCTCGCAGCGTCTACAAATGGGTGAACAGTGGCGGTAGTTTCGGCGCCAATCCGCTGCGGCAAACCATCGGTCTGGGCGCGGCCGAACGCATCGAGCAATTGAAAATTTACTGGCCCACAACCGGCAAGACTCAAGTCTTCCAGGACGTGGCTGCCGATCAATCGATCGAGGTTGTTGAAGGTGGCAAGGAATTTACCCAATCGCGAATATCGCTGCGTGTAGGATCCAGTTCCAACACCCGATCGGCCGCGGCTCGCGCCTTACCCCGTTCGCCCATCTCCCAGTAAAGTTGGGCCTGATACACATGCCACTGCGGGTCACTGGGCGCGATTTCCAGCAAGCGATCCAAATACCGCTGGGCGGCCGTTTGGTCTTGCAACTGCAGCGACAGCACGACTAAACCACCCAGCGCCGTTTCATCCTCCGGCTGGATTTCCAACACACGTTCCCAAAAACGACGGGCCACCGTCGGTTGGCCCGTCAAAAGATACGACGCAGCGAGTTCGCTGAGGGCGGTTTGATCCTTTCCCAACGCGTCGAAAATGCGATCCACTTCGTCTTCGGACACACCCGGCGGCAATAGCCAACGACGCGCCATGGCGGCTTGGTTTGCATCGCGGCCTTTCCAGGCTTCGATCATCGCGGCGATACCGCGAGCACGAGAGACTTCCCAATCCGGCAACCGCTGCTCGGCTCCGTCGAACACCGGCCACTTCTGCGGCGGCTCCGGTAGCGACCAGGGCTCCTGCGGCCGCTTGGCGATGCGATGATCCGTCTGTGAGGTATGAGGCACATCGGTCGCGCCCATGGGCGGCATGTGACAATGAATGCAGGAACCGTTAGCCGGCGGCAATTGCTGTTGCTCATGGGGCAGAGAACATCCCGCTTCACGATGACAATTCAAACAGCGGTCCTGGTAATGGGCGACGCGTTGCTGCGGAGCCAGTCGCCGATGCGGATCGTGACAGGAGACACACCCCAACTCGCCTCCGGAGCCCTCGTAACAACGACTCGCTCGCATCTGCTCTACTTGGCTGACCACCTGCGGACGCCCCTTGCGGTCCACTCGACGGCTGCCCATCAGAACCACAAACACATCTTCCAGCAAATCGCCCGGTCGAAAATCAAAGAACTCGCGGCCGTAGCGGGGAATCACGTGCTCGCCCTGCAGATGGCATTGATTGCACACGCTTTCCCGCGCGGCGGTGGAGAGGTCTGCAGGATTCACGATCGTGTCTTCGGCGATGCCGTGGGGATTCGATTTCGGTTCACGGTGCAAAGCCACGTGCTGGCGTCCGGGCCCGTGACAACGTTCACAGCCAACCGAGGCTTCGGCAAAAATGCGTCCCTGATAACGGTCTGGACCGATGGATTCCATCTGGCCCGCATGGCAGTACAGACATCCGTCACCGATGCGGCGTTGGAAACCCGCATGCCCTTTCGGATCGTAGCCCGGCGACAGATCCCAGTGTGCACCGTTGGCATACCACCCCAGCGGCGACTGATACAGGCTGCCATCCTTTTCCACCAGGTAAGTTCGGCCTCGCTGCCCGGACCCTAAAGCGAACTTCACCTCTTCGGATTGGTCAAACACCACGTCTCCTCGGTCGTCCACCAACATCTGATGATGGATCATCCGATCGTCCTGCAACTGCACGCGGTACTGCAGCGGCCCAGCGATATCCAACGGGTCCGGCGGATCGCCTTCGATGGGCTTGGCATCCGCGACGGTGTTCAGCGATTGCCCCATGGGATGCGCGGCAAACTGTGAGGCGATCTCCTCGTGACAGTCCGCGCAAACCTTGCTGCCCACATAGCCATCCGGCCGCGCCTCCGGCAGCGGGGGACGGCGACTGAGCTGAGAGGTCTGCGTGCGGTTGGTGCCAGGCCCGGGAACGGCCGGTTTAGAAGTTGATCCGCCGCATCCCGCTCCGGCTGCCCCCGCAATCGCGAGAATCAAAAATGCCAGGTCATACCGAAAAAATGTCGACAAATAGAATCCTTTAACCGTTCGATCGCAGGGCAAACGATGAGCGAAGCGTGTTCCAGCCAACATACCAGCGAGGCCCTCTGCCGACCACCCAAACGTCTCAAACGCCGCCCTCGGGTTATTCATCAGCCGCAACACGCTAGCGTCCGGTTCCCTCGCGCATCGACAGCGCCCGAAAACCGGGGGCTAGCGCCCAAACGGCTGCTATATTCAACTATCTTGCAGCTTTTCTGACCTCACCGCGTATACTGTTTGAATGTCCAAGACACGCTCCAAAAACAAATCGCCCAAGCGTCCGCCTTCGCGCGAGAAGACCTCGACGCGGGAGCAGGAAGCCAACGCCGCGAGCTCCAAGGCGGCTGTCGACACGGCAAGCTCGACGAAGGGCAAGCCGCGATTTCGCCGCCGCACAAAGATCATCCTCACCGCGCTGCTATGTGTGCTCGGGTGGCTGGCCTATCGATCCGTCGAAGTCTACCGGCTTCGCAAAATGGCTTGGGATGCCGCCGAAGCGAGGCAAGCCGGCGACTGGAAACGACTGGAGGCGATCTGCAGCCGCTGGGGCAAAAGCGATCCGCATACCGCCATCCCCTGGATCTTGGCAGCCGAAGCGGCCGAACGTCAGAGCACGATGAAACGGGCGGCAGCCTATCTGGAACAATTGCCTCCCGAGGCTCCGCAAACGCCCGACATGCTGCTGCAACTGGCTACCATCTACTTCGGAACGCTGAACGAACCGCTTAAAGGCGAAGCTACGTACCACCGGGCCTTGGAAATCGACCCGCTATTCAAAGAAGGACATCGTCGTCTGATTTTCCACTATGGCATCACGCTACAGCGAGTCAAAATGGCTCAACAAGCTCGCTTGGCGATTCAACTGGACTGCGATTTCCCGGAGACCTATGTCTACCTGATGGGAGCCAATTGGCTGACGTTTTCCAACGCCTATGAGTTCAACGGGAAATGGTTGCAATCGGGCACCAACGACGAACTGTTCCAAGTCGCCCAGCTGGTGCATTGGGCGGGTGCGTCTGGCCTGGAAAACACCTCCGCGGATGTCGAAGAAGTTGACAGTACCCGAGCTAAAAACGCTCAACACAGGCAGCTTCTGAATGAGTGCTTTAAGAAGTATCCCACCAACCCGGAATTGCTGGCCTACTTCCTGAAGCAAGAAACCATTCAAGGAAATGTCGAAGCCGTCGAGAAACTGCTCGCCGATGTTCCCGCCGAAGCCGCTGAAGACAACCGATTCTGGCACTTCAAAGGCTGGCTACACGCCACCCGCGATGAATTGGAAGACGCGGAGGCATGTTACCGCAAAGCCCTTGAGCTGAATCCGTACGCTTGGGAAAGCCAGTTTGAATTGGCTGGTGTGCTGCGAAAATCGCAGCGATTCGATGAAGTGGAAACCCTGACGGCGTTGTACCTCGAAGGCAAAGCCCTCCGCAAAACCATCCTCCAGTTACCCGATGTGCAATCCGTCCCGCCTCCCGTCCTGACCCAGATGCACCACTATGCCGTCGGCTGTGGAGATACCGAAGTCGCCCAACACCTAGCCAAACGGATAGAGCAAATTCAATTCGGCGGTAACTAGTGCTTTGTCCAAGGTTAAGATGAGGCCAGTCTCTAAGATCAAATGTTGACGCAGCAATCGGCAACCACGAAGATAAGACATCTCGTCTAACAACATTTCTTGTGGAAGCGGATTTATGTTTACGTGTTGTCGTTGGCTGATAGCAGGTTGTCTGGCCTGGGCGTGTGTGATCGGCAGTGCGTGGGGACAACCACCGCTCGACACGTTGCCTGACGCTCGGGCTCGCATCCAAAAACAGGAAGCGCGTTTGCTGTCGACACTGCAAATGACTCCAGCCGACGCAGTGGGCTCGCCCCAGCCGATTGCCTTATCGAAAAAACCTGTTCTCCGCTACGACGATCCCACCCGCGCCAATGAATTTGGTTCGGTCTGGCTGTGGTCCGCCGATGGGCGTCCCACTGCCC from Roseimaritima ulvae includes these protein-coding regions:
- a CDS encoding multiheme c-type cytochrome, with the protein product MKRLHLIASIAALLAICVGFALLIDYLTKPSAIGEADAVGEAGDVGGVDGGGGAVEMPAVAANRGGRGAADAAKTAPQLPRVFPRGKLLFWWDKMPAGVEQVSFETGPPSNIHPDNYVGYESCQQCHKQNYQDWSVHPHRWMNALADDQTVKGDFSGKQTLRYLGGEARFEQQQGVYQMTLERDGVTLVYAIDQTLGSRFYQYYIGRLVDGPFAPQHPYRTENHVLPFGYWLQKEAWVPVVHVGPERPDGERTDPFVLPETPDYGVGFLPYATYCNMCHSTFPLGDNMFRKPFTLEKHSPAIMHLDMAGYIQQTHPELWPAEMSRDSATMEQIESIPAAMTQFDARDHAATFGISCEACHLGCQEHVRDPKKLPSFAPRSEHLRLENGQASIQTGRVHENLNWACGRCHTGERPQFAGGMSTWNSTEYSDAMLGSCYSQLNCVDCHSPHKATGTTWTPTPMQDDAKCITCHQQYGTPQAVAKHTHHAADSAGSRCMNCHMPKINEGLQDVVRTHTIFSPTQPQMLESNHPNACNLCHTDQPIDWTTKYLAEWYGGQFDEAKMSAAYSDPQQAVGLQWLASENEAVRLVAIDAMRRNRDVWAAPQLIEMLDDPYLLNRQFAQQAVEEILEIDLKEYGYTFYMTPEERAEPIKRIRERQQ
- a CDS encoding CRTAC1 family protein yields the protein MRSQLPALLAACSLGFSVLGCSQSSPPTPDATANPTADSAAQPRNSHDRMVADLKMIHRANLYERMFHGESPVEADEDQLNYIPGSAIKPRFEVLYRVGKRRLWRGETEQAIAHLREALQLAEQSSSRKPNSLWEKATFQLGLAYLRKGENENCVACTNGESCLLPIRDHGIHTQQTGSRKAIDLFTALLRHNPEHLQAKWLLNVAAMTVGEYPDGVPTEFLVDPARFESDVPFPRFANIASDKNLATVNLSGGSIVDDFDNDGDLDIMTSSWASGDQIQFFRNQDGEFENATDEAGLTGLYGGLNLIHADYDNDGDLDVLVLRGAWMNQAGCIPNSLLQNDGSGHFRDVTYDCGIGQRPCPTQTAAWFDYDNDGDLDLYIGNEHLPCELFNNNGHGQFRNVAAQAGVQNNSFTKGVTCGDVNGDDFPDIYVSNLDDDNRLYINNQDGTFTDVAAERGVTGPKMSFPVWFWDFNQDGALDLYVASYSYDLTYIADKYFGEPLPAERDALYQGDGQGGFVEVGKQQSVHGFTQPMGANFGDLDNDGYPDFYLGTGYPGYEALMPNLMFWNQRGQGFADVTTAGGFGHLQKGHGIAFADIDNDGDQDVFAEMGGAFPGDQAANALYENPGFGNHQITIKLIGQQSNRSAIGARITAEIIEEGTPRSVYKWVNSGGSFGANPLRQTIGLGAAERIEQLKIYWPTTGKTQVFQDVAADQSIEVVEGGKEFTQSRISLRVGSSSNTRSAAARALPRSPISQ
- a CDS encoding tetratricopeptide repeat protein, whose translation is MSKTRSKNKSPKRPPSREKTSTREQEANAASSKAAVDTASSTKGKPRFRRRTKIILTALLCVLGWLAYRSVEVYRLRKMAWDAAEARQAGDWKRLEAICSRWGKSDPHTAIPWILAAEAAERQSTMKRAAAYLEQLPPEAPQTPDMLLQLATIYFGTLNEPLKGEATYHRALEIDPLFKEGHRRLIFHYGITLQRVKMAQQARLAIQLDCDFPETYVYLMGANWLTFSNAYEFNGKWLQSGTNDELFQVAQLVHWAGASGLENTSADVEEVDSTRAKNAQHRQLLNECFKKYPTNPELLAYFLKQETIQGNVEAVEKLLADVPAEAAEDNRFWHFKGWLHATRDELEDAEACYRKALELNPYAWESQFELAGVLRKSQRFDEVETLTALYLEGKALRKTILQLPDVQSVPPPVLTQMHHYAVGCGDTEVAQHLAKRIEQIQFGGN